One segment of Paraburkholderia sp. PGU19 DNA contains the following:
- a CDS encoding amino acid ABC transporter permease, with translation MNGWLEPKYVGWLAHGFEMTLLLSACVIVSATLLGFALAMARNARNGFVTRIAALYVLVFRNSPLLVQLLFWYFGAATMLPPGWMEWLNTPHTLSLWTFTLSWPPFEFVAGWIGLTCYATTFVGEEFRAGMRGVKDGQYQAAAALGLAPLGTFRYVILPQAIRIATPPLAGQYMNIVKNSSLTMAIGLAELSYTSRQVDTETFKTFQAFGAATVLYIATIAAIEVGLLLWKRRSAHAWQRGTA, from the coding sequence ATGAACGGCTGGCTGGAACCGAAGTACGTCGGATGGCTCGCGCACGGCTTCGAGATGACCTTGCTGTTGTCGGCGTGCGTGATCGTGTCGGCGACGCTGTTGGGTTTCGCGCTCGCGATGGCGCGCAATGCGCGTAACGGCTTCGTTACGCGCATTGCTGCGCTGTATGTGCTCGTCTTTCGCAACTCGCCGTTGCTCGTGCAACTGCTGTTCTGGTACTTCGGCGCGGCGACGATGCTGCCGCCTGGCTGGATGGAGTGGCTCAACACGCCGCATACGCTTTCCTTGTGGACCTTTACGCTTTCATGGCCACCGTTCGAGTTCGTCGCGGGCTGGATCGGGTTGACGTGTTATGCGACGACATTCGTCGGTGAAGAGTTTCGCGCGGGAATGCGTGGCGTCAAGGACGGACAGTATCAGGCCGCCGCCGCGTTGGGACTCGCGCCGCTCGGCACGTTTCGCTACGTGATTCTGCCGCAGGCGATCCGCATTGCGACGCCGCCGCTTGCGGGGCAATACATGAACATCGTGAAGAACTCGTCGCTGACGATGGCGATCGGTCTCGCGGAACTGTCGTACACGTCGCGGCAAGTCGATACCGAAACGTTCAAGACATTCCAGGCATTCGGCGCCGCGACCGTTCTCTATATCGCGACCATTGCGGCGATCGAGGTCGGCTTGCTTCTCTGGAAGCGCCGCAGCGCGCACGCGTGGCAGCGAGGCACGGCATGA
- a CDS encoding amino acid ABC transporter permease, whose translation MSAVDWLPTLRYLLLGTFPNGPLGGAALTLVMSVVSALLSAMVGLAGGIALSMTRGAVHLALTAVVGFFRAIPVLMLIFWTFFLMPMLLHIDVPGLATVVCALALIGGAYLSHSVQAGIVAVRAGQEQAALSLGLTRWQALRYVLLPQAVRIMTPSFVNQWVSLIKDTSLAYIVGVPEFTFLANQINNRLMVYPVQIFLFVGLVYLLLCSALQFCATRLLGGRQRRSKPDAHTHVTRFPHVQSADS comes from the coding sequence ATGAGCGCCGTTGATTGGTTGCCCACGTTGCGTTATCTGTTGCTCGGCACGTTTCCGAATGGCCCGCTCGGTGGGGCGGCGTTGACGCTGGTGATGTCGGTTGTGTCGGCGTTGCTTTCTGCCATGGTCGGACTGGCGGGCGGCATCGCACTTTCGATGACGCGCGGCGCGGTACATCTCGCGCTGACAGCAGTGGTGGGCTTTTTCCGCGCGATTCCCGTCCTGATGCTGATCTTCTGGACGTTCTTTCTGATGCCGATGCTGCTGCACATCGATGTGCCCGGCCTCGCGACGGTCGTATGCGCGCTGGCGCTGATCGGCGGCGCGTATCTGTCGCATTCGGTGCAGGCGGGCATTGTCGCCGTCCGCGCGGGGCAGGAGCAGGCGGCATTGTCGCTTGGCCTCACGCGCTGGCAGGCGCTGCGCTACGTGCTGTTGCCGCAGGCCGTGCGGATCATGACGCCGTCGTTCGTGAACCAGTGGGTGTCGCTGATCAAGGACACGTCGCTGGCGTATATCGTCGGCGTGCCTGAGTTTACGTTTCTCGCCAACCAGATCAACAACCGGCTGATGGTGTATCCCGTGCAGATATTTCTGTTCGTCGGGCTGGTTTATCTGCTGCTGTGTTCGGCGCTGCAATTTTGCGCGACGCGCCTGCTTGGTGGCAGACAGCGTCGCAGCAAGCCCGACGCACATACGCACGTTACCCGCTTCCCTCATGTCCAATCCGCCGATTCCTGA
- the soxC gene encoding sulfite dehydrogenase: MSNPPIPESRTAPALPRRRMLGGLALSALVAPGVKAATLLRPLNVDPWTQTPGAPILDHPYGQPSPREANVVRRAARAWPMPGAASSLTPLADLHGTITPNGLVYERHHSGVPDIDPDVHRLVVHGLVREPKLFTMDDLLRLPSESRIHFLECSGNTGSEWKGPSGLPVQITHGLLSCCEWTGVRLSTLLEATGGLAAATDGRTPKWLLAEGADAAAMTRSLPLDRILDRALVVYAQNGERLRPENGYPLRLLVPGFEGNTNVKWLRRLKVVDAPLETREETSKYTGLLPDGRARQFVFEMDAKSVITRPSSGQRLTVHGFYPIVGLAWSGRGAIRRVEVSTDGGKTWQDATLDDTPRDRALTRFQSGWVWNGEPTAILSRATDSTGYVQPTREALVQARGLNSNYHYNGIHQWRIGADGSVKNA; this comes from the coding sequence ATGTCCAATCCGCCGATTCCTGAATCCAGGACTGCTCCCGCGTTGCCGCGTCGCCGGATGCTCGGCGGGCTGGCGCTGTCCGCGCTGGTCGCGCCCGGCGTGAAGGCGGCGACGCTGTTGCGCCCGCTGAACGTCGATCCGTGGACGCAAACGCCCGGCGCGCCGATCCTCGATCATCCGTACGGACAACCGTCGCCGCGCGAAGCGAACGTGGTGCGCCGCGCGGCGCGCGCATGGCCGATGCCGGGCGCGGCCTCGTCGCTCACGCCGCTCGCGGACCTGCACGGCACGATCACGCCGAACGGGCTCGTGTATGAGCGTCATCATTCTGGCGTGCCGGATATCGATCCCGACGTGCATCGCCTGGTCGTGCATGGCCTGGTGCGCGAGCCGAAGCTCTTCACGATGGATGATCTGCTGCGTCTGCCGTCCGAGTCGCGGATTCATTTCCTGGAATGCTCGGGCAACACGGGAAGCGAATGGAAAGGTCCGAGCGGCCTGCCAGTGCAGATCACGCACGGACTGCTGTCGTGTTGCGAATGGACGGGCGTGCGTCTTTCGACCTTGCTCGAAGCGACGGGCGGACTCGCGGCGGCGACGGACGGACGCACGCCGAAATGGCTGCTCGCCGAAGGCGCCGATGCCGCCGCGATGACGCGCAGCCTGCCGCTCGACCGCATTCTCGACCGCGCGCTCGTCGTCTATGCGCAAAACGGCGAGCGTCTGCGGCCCGAGAACGGTTATCCGCTGCGGCTTCTCGTGCCGGGCTTCGAAGGCAATACGAATGTGAAGTGGTTGCGGCGTCTGAAGGTCGTCGATGCGCCGCTGGAGACGCGCGAGGAAACATCGAAATATACGGGGCTGCTGCCGGATGGACGCGCGCGGCAGTTCGTGTTCGAGATGGATGCGAAGTCGGTGATCACGCGGCCTTCGTCGGGGCAACGGCTGACGGTGCACGGCTTTTATCCGATTGTCGGTCTCGCGTGGTCGGGGCGTGGCGCGATTCGCCGGGTCGAAGTATCGACGGATGGCGGCAAGACGTGGCAGGACGCGACGCTCGACGACACGCCGCGCGATCGCGCGTTGACGCGCTTTCAATCGGGCTGGGTGTGGAACGGTGAGCCAACGGCCATTCTGTCGCGCGCTACCGATTCGACGGGTTACGTGCAGCCGACGCGCGAAGCGCTCGTGCAGGCGCGCGGACTGAACTCGAATTATCACTACAACGGCATTCATCAGTGGCGCATCGGCGCCGATGGAAGCGTGAAAAATGCTTAA